A single region of the Chryseobacterium culicis genome encodes:
- a CDS encoding DUF3472 domain-containing protein has protein sequence MRVKLLANTFLGIATLLIFQSCAETPMATEDTVAAQKNTSVLKNTSSSNVPVAGNSFLTVKPSGASEVITSTNLGNWTNSNTVISTYFRVSNTGTLNLGLKASVPSGTSVVKITVGNISKNVTLTGSSNKEYTVGDFTVSTPGYVKVDLQGVSKTGGYFADVTDITFSGAASTGTNIYSNDPSYYYWARRGPSCHLNYAVPTTDNVSYYYNEVTVPAGEDKIGSYFMANGFSAGYFGMQVNSATERRILFSVWSPFDTDDPNNIPTDHKIILNRAGTGVTIGEFGNEGSGGQSYYKYNWSAGQTYKFLLKGEPDGSGKTDFTAWFLSPDATTWKLIASWKRPQTSTYLKSFYSFVENFNPENGYQGRKAEFKNQWVRTSTGNWVAISGAKFSVDNTYNAQQRIDAMGGTSSNAFFLQNGGFFNTTVAPGSQFSVTAPTQAPNINFSTLP, from the coding sequence AGAGTAAAATTATTAGCCAATACTTTTCTGGGTATTGCCACTCTGCTTATTTTTCAATCATGTGCAGAAACCCCTATGGCAACAGAGGACACCGTTGCAGCACAAAAAAATACCTCAGTTTTAAAAAACACGTCATCCTCCAACGTTCCGGTTGCAGGAAATTCTTTTTTAACAGTAAAACCTTCGGGAGCCAGCGAAGTGATCACCTCTACTAACTTAGGGAACTGGACCAACTCTAATACTGTCATCAGTACTTATTTCAGAGTGAGTAATACAGGAACATTAAACCTTGGATTAAAAGCTTCTGTCCCATCAGGAACAAGTGTTGTAAAAATAACAGTAGGAAATATATCCAAAAATGTGACTCTAACAGGATCTTCGAATAAAGAGTATACTGTTGGAGATTTTACCGTTTCTACTCCAGGTTATGTGAAAGTTGACCTTCAGGGAGTTTCAAAAACCGGAGGATATTTTGCAGATGTTACAGATATTACTTTCAGTGGAGCAGCTTCTACAGGAACCAATATTTACAGCAATGATCCGTCCTACTATTATTGGGCGCGCAGAGGACCTTCGTGTCATCTGAACTATGCTGTTCCAACAACCGATAATGTTAGCTATTATTACAACGAAGTAACAGTTCCTGCGGGAGAAGACAAAATCGGGTCTTATTTTATGGCTAATGGCTTCAGTGCAGGCTATTTTGGGATGCAGGTGAACTCTGCCACAGAAAGAAGGATTTTATTCTCTGTATGGAGCCCATTTGATACTGACGATCCCAATAATATTCCTACTGATCACAAAATTATTCTCAACAGAGCAGGTACCGGAGTAACCATCGGAGAATTTGGCAATGAAGGTTCGGGCGGACAAAGCTATTATAAATACAACTGGAGTGCCGGGCAAACCTATAAATTCTTATTAAAAGGGGAACCGGATGGCAGCGGAAAAACAGACTTCACCGCTTGGTTTTTATCTCCGGATGCCACCACATGGAAGCTGATCGCCAGCTGGAAGAGACCTCAAACCAGCACTTATCTGAAAAGCTTCTATAGTTTTGTTGAAAATTTCAATCCCGAAAATGGATATCAGGGCAGAAAAGCAGAATTTAAAAATCAGTGGGTAAGAACTTCCACTGGTAACTGGGTTGCCATTTCAGGAGCAAAGTTCAGTGTGGATAATACCTACAATGCACAACAAAGAATAGATGCAATGGGAGGAACTAGCAGTAATGCTTTCTTTTTACAAAATGGAGGATTCTTTAACACAACTGTTGCACCTGGCTCACAGTTTTCTGTTACAGCACCTACACAAGCTCCTAATATCAATTTTTCAACCCTTCCTTAA
- a CDS encoding peptidoglycan DD-metalloendopeptidase family protein translates to MADKGYIIIEGATAYCSSSVTNNSNGTAVPMEVKSQKKKLGKNKYFAQNKPVATYLDDKADSFGGGNGFGNCKGSDGKTYPCKGKCNIKYKGYYENVEFNKSMKILLLNSTGNCPGYGVPGTVAFATTGQANNVSQIDVKEADEFSVANTSPQWPSSSTSEASIAVTSISMIRPVPADKPTGNYYYIKGMNGPLFPITNPFGGDNLDLKAQFKGDEKKIIWALFKGEGTKDKVKTFIGLGSNFSQSMRKIFDGLAEGKYRLEAYGKKAGDAKCSINVEVIQDFVKKIVNPGSSTLINIPLPLSIERKLNSTTDQAKILNKGFFMPVNTVQWTVKQGTAVLYNSSSGASSSHLVSVTGVGDRVILTFKNAGKYTIEAFTDPTDPKPQSIEVKIENSLGVMGVKGEPGLVRFSDTIKVQASRFNVNYMPSGTSVYWYLKKEGVGRVALFESSPSFRTGTINKKVAELLYNDAKLASNQYFGKYVLEAYANPIGAGKQPGFSGSDCFNFEVIQNVIDKFTFPAANIPKGTKIKYTATARITTLSGNEAIKIDVPDKVTNNGDGTITFNDLGEYTISAYLTGDYTDGKKIEAKVKVSEPTVKRALWAYGTGVKRTETGFGEETYGFLELDGLQNQALKVKVWVKGEGDDFYKEKDKYMLEEKTVTLNNEGKASFLITTNDDYKKKLLAAIPKTTENPNPSYRLVFTVELQASSSADIVLPGNITILGTRPVVVDATATYLEVLDSNEELVITSEQKIVSIMFSTEDGKDIQRMQTFYGKTHKIWVHTVNMTEETLKIDVLKEIPKEGLNETDHITYTHESKQSYNEEKTGKDGLLEVSFTAKEEWKNPPKNFDYYIAQVSRQVQDPADPKKKVWKIEKSQFTINNTLPADLVRTEDMEKLGIKAYKKDGTPFTKEEMLELRKQFIFYESGCLKVSQKETPEAIENDVMPVVVEMAEVKKQKACYCNRDFTEEEVRSIIKTIKGSETIFNHKDCTIQDKSIKKFTIALNSAFRQHSINKCIQKITFLAQAFHESDEFNTAEEYPSEHASSKSIYKGRGLIQMTGTKKKEEKLYNTPGPYKEYGKYSGDEEKFVKNPELIASDLFYAVDSAGWLWSVNKKSVKYSTSSDVEAIRWKAEYFKDALGMTLNEIAIVMENVDESKYFYFQSKVLNGYSPKHKLEKDPNGWTERKKYLGLLKTWFKYDKNICKGGDVIDLTEGWHEPVDNPQITMYMQSGGYWPKYASFGLTRTQTRASGVHQGLDLFAVDDGTTKAYACLSGKVVFAGTAGAYGKMVILEISKPDQLQIFKKRKRNYSLKYSGEGEKSQGEGFVDTGNIYIKYAHLSEIKVEIEKDVDAGVVVGIAGTTGVPGGTCGPHIHFEIASSKSSSSLENRINPGYYVYYKNEDELTTEEKKVQEDRKKEGKK, encoded by the coding sequence ATGGCGGATAAAGGATACATCATTATAGAAGGAGCTACTGCGTACTGCAGCAGTTCTGTAACCAACAACTCCAATGGAACCGCCGTTCCGATGGAAGTGAAAAGCCAGAAAAAAAAGCTGGGCAAAAACAAATATTTTGCACAGAACAAGCCTGTTGCCACCTATCTTGATGACAAAGCCGACAGCTTCGGAGGAGGCAACGGGTTTGGAAACTGTAAAGGCTCAGACGGGAAAACCTATCCATGTAAAGGTAAATGCAACATAAAATATAAAGGCTATTATGAAAACGTAGAATTCAACAAGAGTATGAAAATACTGTTGTTGAATTCTACAGGAAATTGTCCGGGATATGGCGTTCCGGGAACTGTTGCTTTCGCTACTACAGGACAGGCTAATAATGTTTCCCAAATAGATGTAAAGGAAGCTGATGAATTTTCTGTAGCCAATACTTCCCCACAATGGCCTTCATCGTCCACTTCTGAAGCAAGTATAGCAGTGACATCAATTTCGATGATAAGACCTGTGCCAGCGGATAAGCCTACCGGAAATTATTACTATATCAAAGGAATGAATGGTCCTTTGTTTCCTATCACAAACCCTTTCGGTGGTGATAATCTGGATTTAAAAGCTCAGTTTAAAGGAGATGAGAAAAAGATTATCTGGGCTCTTTTCAAAGGAGAAGGAACCAAAGATAAAGTAAAAACATTTATCGGATTAGGAAGCAATTTCAGCCAATCCATGAGAAAAATATTTGATGGACTTGCAGAAGGAAAATACAGACTGGAAGCCTATGGTAAAAAAGCAGGTGATGCCAAATGCTCTATCAATGTAGAAGTAATACAGGATTTTGTTAAGAAAATTGTCAATCCCGGATCTTCAACGCTGATTAATATTCCTTTACCCTTATCTATTGAACGTAAACTTAACAGTACCACCGATCAGGCGAAAATACTTAATAAGGGATTCTTTATGCCTGTAAATACGGTTCAATGGACTGTGAAACAGGGAACAGCAGTGCTGTATAACAGTTCATCCGGAGCTTCCTCTTCACACCTTGTTTCCGTTACAGGAGTTGGTGATCGTGTTATTCTTACCTTTAAAAATGCAGGTAAATATACCATAGAGGCATTTACAGATCCTACAGATCCAAAACCTCAGTCTATAGAAGTGAAAATCGAGAATAGCCTGGGTGTAATGGGAGTCAAAGGAGAACCTGGTTTGGTGAGGTTTAGTGATACGATTAAAGTACAGGCTTCCAGGTTCAATGTTAATTATATGCCTTCCGGGACATCTGTATATTGGTATCTTAAAAAAGAAGGAGTGGGAAGAGTTGCCTTATTTGAAAGTTCGCCTTCCTTCAGAACAGGTACAATCAATAAAAAGGTAGCTGAACTTCTGTACAATGATGCAAAATTGGCCAGTAATCAGTATTTCGGAAAATATGTGCTTGAGGCTTATGCTAATCCGATAGGAGCCGGAAAGCAACCCGGATTCTCAGGTTCAGACTGTTTTAATTTTGAGGTGATTCAAAATGTAATAGATAAATTCACTTTTCCGGCAGCCAATATTCCAAAAGGAACAAAAATAAAATATACAGCAACAGCAAGAATTACTACGTTGTCCGGAAACGAAGCCATAAAAATAGACGTACCGGATAAAGTGACCAATAACGGAGACGGAACCATTACATTCAATGATCTTGGAGAATATACGATTTCCGCTTATTTAACAGGTGATTATACCGATGGAAAGAAAATAGAAGCGAAAGTAAAAGTTTCAGAACCTACGGTAAAAAGAGCACTTTGGGCATACGGAACAGGAGTGAAGCGCACTGAAACAGGATTTGGAGAAGAAACCTATGGATTTCTTGAACTGGATGGGCTTCAGAATCAGGCCTTAAAAGTAAAAGTCTGGGTAAAAGGAGAAGGCGATGATTTCTATAAAGAGAAAGATAAATATATGCTGGAGGAAAAAACGGTTACCCTTAATAATGAAGGCAAAGCGTCTTTCCTTATCACAACGAATGATGATTACAAGAAAAAATTGCTGGCAGCCATCCCCAAAACAACAGAAAATCCCAATCCTTCTTACCGTTTGGTATTTACGGTAGAGCTTCAGGCGAGTTCATCTGCTGATATTGTGCTTCCGGGTAATATTACCATTCTGGGAACACGTCCTGTAGTGGTAGATGCTACAGCAACTTATCTGGAGGTTCTGGATTCAAATGAAGAACTTGTCATTACTTCTGAACAGAAAATTGTTTCCATCATGTTCTCTACTGAAGATGGTAAAGATATTCAGCGGATGCAGACTTTCTATGGTAAAACCCACAAGATTTGGGTACACACTGTCAATATGACTGAAGAAACTCTGAAGATTGACGTTTTGAAGGAAATCCCTAAAGAAGGTTTAAACGAAACAGACCATATCACTTATACCCACGAAAGCAAACAAAGCTACAACGAAGAAAAAACAGGAAAAGACGGCTTGCTGGAAGTTTCCTTCACAGCAAAAGAAGAATGGAAAAATCCACCGAAAAATTTTGATTACTATATAGCACAGGTTTCCCGTCAGGTGCAGGATCCCGCTGATCCCAAAAAGAAAGTCTGGAAAATAGAAAAAAGCCAGTTTACCATCAACAATACACTTCCTGCTGATCTGGTTCGAACAGAGGATATGGAAAAGCTGGGAATCAAAGCCTACAAAAAAGACGGAACTCCCTTTACGAAAGAAGAAATGCTGGAACTTAGGAAACAGTTTATTTTTTATGAAAGTGGCTGCCTTAAAGTGTCTCAGAAAGAAACTCCTGAAGCTATTGAGAATGATGTGATGCCGGTAGTGGTGGAAATGGCGGAGGTGAAAAAACAGAAAGCATGTTATTGTAATCGTGATTTTACTGAAGAAGAGGTTAGAAGTATAATTAAAACTATAAAAGGTTCAGAAACAATATTTAATCATAAAGATTGCACGATACAAGATAAAAGTATTAAAAAATTTACTATTGCTTTAAATAGTGCATTTCGACAACATAGTATCAATAAATGTATTCAAAAAATTACCTTTTTAGCACAGGCATTTCATGAGTCTGATGAATTTAATACGGCTGAAGAATATCCAAGTGAGCATGCGTCAAGTAAAAGTATTTATAAGGGTAGAGGGTTGATACAAATGACAGGGACAAAAAAGAAGGAAGAAAAACTTTACAATACTCCCGGCCCGTATAAAGAATACGGAAAATATTCAGGGGATGAAGAAAAATTTGTCAAAAATCCAGAATTAATTGCATCTGATTTATTTTATGCAGTTGACTCTGCAGGTTGGTTATGGTCAGTGAATAAAAAAAGTGTAAAATATTCAACAAGTTCAGATGTAGAGGCAATTAGGTGGAAAGCTGAATATTTTAAAGATGCATTGGGTATGACCCTTAATGAAATAGCAATTGTTATGGAAAATGTTGATGAAAGCAAATATTTTTATTTTCAATCAAAAGTTCTTAATGGTTATTCTCCCAAACATAAACTAGAAAAAGACCCTAACGGCTGGACGGAAAGGAAAAAATATTTAGGTCTATTAAAAACATGGTTTAAATATGATAAAAACATTTGTAAAGGAGGAGATGTAATAGATTTAACTGAGGGATGGCATGAACCAGTGGATAATCCTCAGATAACAATGTACATGCAAAGTGGAGGTTATTGGCCAAAGTATGCATCATTTGGACTTACTCGTACGCAGACAAGAGCTTCTGGTGTTCATCAAGGATTAGATTTGTTTGCCGTTGATGATGGTACAACAAAAGCATATGCTTGTTTATCAGGAAAAGTGGTTTTTGCCGGAACTGCTGGAGCATATGGGAAAATGGTGATTTTAGAAATTAGTAAGCCTGATCAACTGCAGATTTTCAAAAAAAGAAAAAGAAACTACAGTCTTAAATATTCAGGAGAAGGAGAAAAGAGTCAAGGGGAAGGTTTTGTTGATACAGGTAATATTTATATTAAATATGCACATTTAAGTGAAATTAAAGTAGAGATTGAAAAAGATGTTGATGCAGGAGTAGTTGTTGGTATTGCTGGAACAACAGGAGTTCCTGGTGGTACTTGTGGCCCTCATATACATTTTGAAATTGCGTCATCAAAATCAAGTTCAAGTCTTGAGAATAGAATTAATCCAGGATATTATGTATATTACAAAAATGAAGACGAATTAACAACGGAAGAAAAAAAAGTACAAGAAGACAGAAAGAAAGAAGGAAAAAAATAA
- a CDS encoding DUF3289 family protein, with amino-acid sequence MAGEGGNIVRNVFGRSYKEAEHIMKDASKGTLDFKSPQENTFYGKKGGKKFDEYQAKKDNTLLVTKVEGPLDDNGGKIAKPKEGEKYWFKATFNRSATKSEYKKLQWQEKINGISIPFFFDYSSITGNTETIQVKLPCYDMRVYAYFKTPIDKVSVEVKIANPLPLYIDRFKIKGKDRKGVNMADDLCYGLGVSNQYPSRYTLQDVESKGIWIKSEIRDKTDEELWAGFKRMVGTLFSVGELETVAFDMIEKFKRSEGGEYTNSILTKHVLNHPSNQRFCLSMEDEIADRIKKNYGSIASIEDDEIHFTDDEVGKFGRRGWGHPQFSTMKDTFMGGLTICMNDTWAYEVKLTKFNKSANGTYDATYKVVLYDHFGLDMPDIEKKYYYLLGFRYWFILQHIRGYKPFITKVEFEKTFKESITIGKAERQSKRRAEKERQDHLRNMGRRRPGEY; translated from the coding sequence ATGGCAGGTGAAGGCGGAAATATTGTACGGAATGTCTTTGGGAGATCTTACAAGGAAGCAGAACATATTATGAAAGATGCTTCCAAGGGGACTTTGGATTTTAAATCTCCTCAGGAAAACACCTTTTACGGGAAAAAAGGAGGCAAGAAATTCGATGAGTATCAGGCGAAAAAAGACAATACATTATTAGTAACAAAGGTAGAAGGCCCTTTAGATGATAATGGAGGGAAAATAGCAAAACCCAAGGAAGGTGAAAAATACTGGTTCAAAGCGACTTTTAACAGATCTGCAACGAAGAGCGAGTATAAAAAACTTCAATGGCAGGAAAAAATAAATGGAATTTCTATACCCTTTTTTTTCGATTACTCTTCAATCACCGGAAATACGGAGACCATTCAGGTGAAACTTCCCTGTTATGATATGCGTGTATATGCCTATTTTAAAACTCCGATAGACAAGGTCAGCGTTGAAGTCAAAATAGCCAATCCATTACCTCTTTATATTGACCGATTTAAAATAAAAGGAAAAGATAGGAAGGGGGTTAACATGGCGGATGATCTGTGCTATGGTCTGGGAGTTTCCAATCAGTATCCTTCACGGTACACCTTGCAGGATGTGGAAAGCAAAGGAATTTGGATCAAATCAGAGATCAGAGATAAAACAGACGAAGAATTATGGGCAGGTTTCAAGCGTATGGTGGGAACACTTTTTTCAGTCGGAGAACTGGAAACGGTTGCCTTTGATATGATTGAAAAATTTAAACGGAGTGAAGGAGGTGAATATACCAATTCTATCCTCACAAAACATGTGCTGAACCATCCTTCAAATCAACGATTCTGCCTAAGTATGGAAGATGAAATTGCCGACAGAATTAAGAAAAACTATGGAAGCATTGCATCCATTGAAGATGATGAAATACACTTTACAGATGATGAGGTAGGAAAGTTCGGAAGAAGAGGATGGGGACATCCCCAGTTTTCAACGATGAAAGATACTTTTATGGGAGGGCTTACCATTTGTATGAATGATACCTGGGCATATGAAGTGAAGCTGACAAAATTCAATAAATCAGCTAACGGTACTTATGATGCAACTTATAAAGTAGTTTTATATGATCATTTTGGATTGGATATGCCGGATATTGAAAAGAAATACTACTATCTGCTTGGTTTCAGATATTGGTTTATTTTGCAGCATATCAGAGGGTATAAACCTTTTATCACTAAAGTTGAGTTTGAAAAAACATTTAAAGAAAGTATCACCATCGGCAAAGCAGAACGCCAAAGTAAAAGAAGAGCAGAAAAAGAAAGACAGGATCATCTTCGAAATATGGGAAGAAGAAGACCGGGAGAATATTAA
- a CDS encoding type VI secretion system Vgr family protein encodes MNKNASNSDKISENHIPGINRVVKLDIVIEGKIIKHFKHFRLQQSARRHHNFELILAHDSLGEAQNHTLEQARQFLGKRITIVFKYKDYESESPERTFVGVITKAAFSQEKMSLGNIVLRGQSPTILMDAAPHTQSFGGDQSVNTGIIANKILKEALGSEKFDFRVDTQNKSYINYSSQYNETHYNYLARTAEAYGEQFYYDGEVLHFGKLPPSEKPIRLVYGSNATDVQVELNAVHTNPEFFGYNSSSHTKMEGSENNIRHLGEIPSKAYELNNNIFKTRSLSPAPINANMFVDVSDSQKSAAGSAAVEVFTVSGNTTVPFLYPGCLADIEMRKPDTSQTSYFTKITVTEVNHEVNARGYYNGSFEAIAEGTGFMPKPEFIQPKAEPQVATVVSNTDPLNQGRIQVRFDWQKNPDTTHFIRMMSPDAGGTDMITQNRGFVAVPEVGDQVMVGFEYHHPDFPFAMGGMFHGQVALGGSINNHLKSIQTRSGNKVIFNDQEGSIFIEDPSGNTYLMDGKGNIIVNAPKNITFTAGENVQINAGKNIIASAQRNVNIMAGEDITETANDDYNLTASNIIETAEAGRKSTAKNITENMEAGSYISTKDAINVESAKEVLINSGKQVKMQ; translated from the coding sequence ATGAATAAAAATGCCTCGAATTCCGATAAGATTTCAGAGAATCATATTCCCGGAATCAACCGTGTGGTGAAACTGGATATTGTGATTGAAGGCAAGATTATCAAACACTTCAAGCATTTTCGCCTACAGCAAAGTGCAAGACGCCATCACAATTTTGAACTTATTCTCGCCCATGATTCTCTTGGAGAAGCTCAAAACCACACCCTGGAACAAGCCCGCCAGTTTTTGGGAAAAAGGATTACCATTGTTTTCAAATATAAAGATTATGAAAGCGAAAGCCCGGAAAGAACTTTTGTAGGGGTAATCACCAAAGCTGCATTCAGCCAGGAAAAAATGAGCCTGGGGAATATAGTACTGAGAGGTCAAAGTCCTACTATTCTCATGGATGCCGCTCCCCATACTCAAAGTTTTGGAGGAGATCAGTCTGTCAATACAGGAATTATCGCCAATAAAATACTTAAAGAAGCACTAGGATCAGAGAAATTTGATTTCAGAGTAGATACGCAGAACAAAAGCTATATCAATTATAGTTCACAATATAACGAAACCCACTATAACTATCTTGCACGAACTGCAGAAGCATACGGAGAACAGTTCTACTACGATGGAGAAGTTCTTCATTTTGGGAAGCTTCCGCCTTCTGAAAAACCGATCCGACTTGTCTATGGAAGCAATGCAACAGATGTTCAGGTAGAACTGAATGCTGTACACACCAATCCTGAGTTTTTTGGATATAACAGCAGCAGCCATACAAAAATGGAAGGTTCTGAAAATAATATCAGACATTTGGGAGAAATTCCTTCCAAAGCTTATGAACTTAACAACAATATCTTTAAAACCCGTTCACTTTCTCCGGCTCCTATCAATGCCAATATGTTTGTGGATGTAAGTGACTCTCAGAAAAGCGCCGCGGGAAGTGCTGCTGTAGAAGTATTTACTGTTTCGGGAAATACTACGGTTCCCTTTCTGTATCCGGGCTGCCTTGCCGATATTGAAATGCGGAAGCCGGATACCAGCCAGACGTCTTACTTTACAAAAATTACGGTTACTGAAGTGAACCATGAAGTCAATGCCAGAGGATATTATAATGGCAGTTTTGAAGCCATTGCTGAAGGAACAGGCTTTATGCCAAAACCTGAATTCATACAGCCTAAAGCCGAGCCGCAGGTGGCCACTGTTGTTTCCAATACCGATCCTCTCAATCAGGGAAGAATACAGGTGAGATTCGATTGGCAGAAAAATCCTGACACTACCCATTTTATCAGAATGATGAGCCCTGATGCAGGAGGAACAGACATGATTACTCAAAACAGAGGTTTTGTTGCGGTACCTGAAGTAGGAGATCAGGTTATGGTCGGTTTTGAATATCATCATCCGGATTTTCCGTTTGCTATGGGAGGAATGTTCCATGGACAGGTGGCATTGGGAGGAAGTATCAATAATCACCTTAAGTCTATTCAAACGAGAAGTGGTAATAAAGTCATTTTTAACGATCAGGAAGGAAGTATTTTCATTGAAGATCCTAGCGGAAATACCTATCTCATGGATGGAAAAGGGAATATCATTGTGAATGCTCCCAAAAATATAACCTTCACAGCCGGAGAAAATGTGCAGATTAATGCCGGAAAAAATATCATTGCCTCTGCCCAGAGAAATGTAAATATTATGGCAGGAGAAGATATCACGGAAACCGCTAATGATGATTACAATCTGACAGCAAGCAATATTATTGAAACCGCAGAGGCTGGTAGAAAGTCTACTGCTAAAAATATTACAGAAAATATGGAGGCTGGCTCTTACATTAGTACAAAAGATGCTATTAATGTGGAAAGTGCCAAGGAAGTACTTATCAATAGTGGTAAACAGGTAAAAATGCAGTAA
- the tssD gene encoding type VI secretion system tube protein TssD, translating to MAERNSRGILKFNNGEGQKLLKLNYSVSRSTDVSGRVASDPSNALIKITVEATEKSDILESLLNGKYKPTVGEITFNKSHEEGTLTTLKWNNGYVIQHEVDFDAVDDNSMYISFVISAEQIDLGNSSYFGAWPS from the coding sequence ATGGCAGAAAGAAATTCAAGAGGAATTTTAAAATTCAACAACGGTGAAGGACAAAAGTTATTAAAGCTTAACTACAGCGTATCAAGATCTACAGACGTATCAGGACGTGTAGCATCAGACCCTTCCAACGCTCTTATCAAAATCACGGTGGAAGCTACTGAAAAATCAGACATTCTGGAAAGTTTACTGAACGGAAAATATAAGCCTACCGTAGGTGAGATCACTTTCAATAAATCTCACGAAGAAGGAACATTAACAACCCTGAAGTGGAACAACGGCTATGTTATTCAGCATGAAGTAGATTTCGATGCTGTAGATGACAACAGTATGTATATCAGTTTTGTGATAAGTGCAGAACAGATAGATCTGGGGAATTCTTCTTACTTCGGAGCATGGCCTTCTTAA